One genomic region from Actinocatenispora thailandica encodes:
- a CDS encoding C40 family peptidase, whose translation MPRPLRAVGLVLFAALTAIALLLLGTPAHATPSEAELTKQIDAKSKQFDKAVQEYDKVQDQLSASKKKEKAVNKKLKPLQKKVDAAEQTVGKMAAAAYRGGKPGAVNAILSDGSASTLLDSLSLLDQLARSQSKQIAEYSKAKAALDKQKAALDTEIGKQTQAKKKLADQKKSLDKDVQKLRDLRTQAYGSPTNYNTNVDYGPAPNLPGSAGKAVDYAWAQLGKPYNMGSAGPNEFDCSGLTMMAWNAAGYSLAHSSYTQYSQTHRISRNQLEPGDLVFYSGNEHVAIYIGGNQIIHAPTYGEPVQKASVDMMPPDGYGRVG comes from the coding sequence ATGCCGCGGCCGCTTCGGGCCGTCGGCCTGGTTCTGTTCGCCGCACTCACCGCGATCGCGCTGCTGCTGCTCGGAACCCCAGCGCACGCGACGCCGTCCGAGGCCGAGCTGACCAAACAGATCGACGCCAAGTCGAAGCAGTTCGACAAGGCCGTCCAGGAGTACGACAAGGTCCAGGACCAGCTGTCCGCCAGCAAGAAGAAGGAAAAGGCGGTCAACAAGAAGCTCAAGCCACTGCAGAAGAAGGTCGACGCGGCGGAACAGACGGTCGGCAAGATGGCCGCCGCCGCCTACCGGGGTGGCAAGCCCGGCGCGGTGAACGCGATCCTCTCCGACGGTTCCGCCAGTACCCTGCTCGACTCGCTCTCCCTGCTCGACCAGCTGGCCCGCAGCCAGAGCAAGCAGATCGCCGAGTACAGCAAGGCGAAGGCCGCGCTGGACAAGCAGAAGGCGGCGCTGGACACCGAGATCGGCAAGCAGACCCAGGCGAAGAAGAAGCTGGCCGACCAGAAGAAGTCGCTCGACAAGGACGTGCAGAAGCTGCGCGACCTGCGCACCCAGGCCTACGGCTCACCGACCAACTACAACACCAACGTCGACTACGGCCCGGCGCCGAACCTGCCCGGCAGCGCCGGCAAGGCGGTCGACTACGCGTGGGCGCAGCTCGGCAAGCCGTACAACATGGGTTCCGCGGGGCCGAACGAGTTCGACTGCTCGGGCCTGACGATGATGGCCTGGAACGCCGCCGGCTACTCGCTCGCGCACAGCTCGTACACCCAGTACAGCCAGACCCACCGGATCAGCCGCAACCAGCTGGAGCCCGGCGACCTGGTCTTCTACAGCGGGAACGAGCACGTCGCGATCTACATCGGCGGCAACCAGATCATCCACGCGCCCACCTACGGCGAGCCGGTGCAGAAGGCCAGCGTCGACATGATGCCGCCGGACGGCTACGGCCGCGTCGGCTGA
- a CDS encoding metal-sensitive transcriptional regulator, whose protein sequence is MASYWYSDDKQALLARLRRVEGQIRGLERMVEQDTYCIDILTQISAATRALQGVALGLLDGHLSHCVAEATAKGGEEAEEKVKEASAAIARLVRS, encoded by the coding sequence ATGGCGAGTTACTGGTACAGCGACGACAAACAGGCACTACTGGCCCGACTGCGGCGAGTCGAGGGTCAGATCCGCGGGCTGGAGCGGATGGTCGAGCAGGACACGTACTGCATCGACATCCTCACCCAGATCTCGGCGGCGACCCGAGCACTGCAAGGCGTCGCGCTCGGGCTGCTGGACGGTCACCTGTCACACTGCGTGGCCGAGGCCACGGCAAAGGGTGGCGAAGAGGCCGAAGAGAAGGTCAAGGAGGCCAGCGCGGCAATCGCCCGGCTGGTCCGTTCCTGA
- a CDS encoding heavy-metal-associated domain-containing protein has product MATQTYTVTGMTCGHCASAVSSELGALPGVQAVRVDVASGRVEVDTDQPLATDSVAAAVDEAGYQLA; this is encoded by the coding sequence ATGGCAACTCAGACATACACCGTCACCGGTATGACCTGCGGCCACTGCGCCAGCGCCGTGAGTTCGGAACTCGGCGCGCTGCCGGGCGTGCAGGCGGTCCGGGTCGACGTGGCGAGCGGCCGGGTCGAGGTCGACACCGATCAGCCGCTGGCCACCGACTCGGTGGCCGCCGCGGTCGACGAGGCCGGCTACCAGCTGGCCTGA
- a CDS encoding heavy metal translocating P-type ATPase, producing the protein MSTVDSDGSATELRIGGMTCASCAARVERKLNKLPGVAATVNFATETARVHHPAGVSVQDLIGTVEATGYTAQPPEPPVETGDAPAPDERDEAERSLRTRLLGSAVLTAPVLLLAMVPPLQFNHWQWLALTLVSPVVVWGAWPFHRAALTNLRHRAATMDTLVSLGATVSYLWSLWALFLGGAGGEHLRMSLHLFAGADTGPQLYLEVGAALTTFLLAGRYFEARAKRRAGSALRALLSLGAKDVTVLTAAGREQTVPIGRLAVGDRFVVRPGEKIATDGVVESGTSAVDASMLTGESVPVEVGPGDEVVGATVNAGGRLVVTARRVGADTQLAQLGRLVADAQNGKAQVQRLADRISAVFVPVVLVVALGTLVAWLAAGQPAAAAVTAAVAVLIVACPCALGLATPTALLVGTGRGAQLGILIKGPEVLESTRRIDTVVLDKTGTVTTGRMTHTDTIAAAGESAAEILRYAGAVEHASEHPIARAVATAASAAGELPEVHDFAAVAGFGALATVDGHRVVVGRPELLTREGLSVPAELTEAIGTAGATGATAVLAGWDGVARGVLVVSDTVADGAAEAVAALRELGLRPVLLTGDHQAAARTVAQAVGIDEVHAGVLPAGKADVVAELQRSGRVVAMVGDGINDAAALATADLGIAMGTGTDVAIEASDLTLVAGDLRAAADAIRLSRRTLRTIKGNLFWAFGYNVAAIPLAALGLVTPVLAAAAMAFSSVFVVSNSLRLFRFRAAPRAALPVRTADRRADAPVPG; encoded by the coding sequence ATGTCTACTGTGGACAGTGACGGATCCGCCACCGAACTGCGGATCGGCGGCATGACCTGCGCGTCCTGCGCGGCCCGGGTGGAACGCAAGCTGAACAAGCTGCCCGGCGTGGCCGCGACCGTCAACTTCGCCACCGAGACCGCGCGGGTGCACCATCCCGCCGGAGTCTCGGTGCAGGATCTGATCGGCACCGTCGAGGCGACCGGCTACACCGCGCAGCCGCCGGAGCCGCCGGTCGAGACCGGCGACGCGCCGGCCCCGGACGAGCGGGACGAGGCCGAACGCTCGCTGCGCACCCGGCTGCTCGGCTCGGCCGTGCTGACCGCGCCGGTGCTGCTGCTCGCGATGGTGCCGCCGCTGCAGTTCAACCACTGGCAGTGGCTCGCGCTGACGCTGGTCTCACCGGTGGTGGTGTGGGGTGCGTGGCCGTTCCACCGCGCCGCGCTGACCAACCTGCGGCACCGCGCCGCCACCATGGACACGCTGGTCTCGCTGGGCGCGACCGTGTCGTACCTGTGGAGCCTGTGGGCGCTGTTCCTCGGTGGTGCCGGCGGTGAGCACCTGCGGATGAGCCTGCACCTGTTCGCCGGCGCGGACACCGGACCCCAGCTGTACCTGGAGGTCGGCGCCGCGCTGACCACCTTCCTGCTGGCCGGGCGGTACTTCGAGGCGCGGGCCAAGCGGCGCGCCGGTTCCGCGCTGCGGGCGCTGCTGTCGTTGGGCGCCAAGGACGTCACGGTGCTCACCGCGGCCGGCCGGGAGCAGACCGTGCCGATCGGACGGTTGGCGGTCGGGGACCGGTTCGTGGTCCGGCCGGGGGAGAAGATCGCCACCGACGGCGTGGTGGAGTCCGGCACCAGCGCGGTGGACGCGTCGATGCTCACCGGCGAGTCGGTGCCGGTCGAGGTCGGTCCCGGCGACGAGGTGGTCGGGGCGACCGTGAACGCCGGCGGCCGGCTCGTCGTCACCGCCCGCCGGGTCGGTGCCGACACCCAGCTGGCGCAGCTCGGCCGGCTGGTCGCCGACGCGCAGAACGGCAAGGCGCAGGTGCAGCGGCTCGCCGACCGGATCTCCGCGGTGTTCGTCCCGGTGGTGTTGGTGGTCGCGCTCGGCACGCTGGTGGCGTGGCTCGCGGCCGGGCAGCCGGCCGCGGCGGCGGTCACCGCCGCGGTGGCCGTGCTGATCGTCGCCTGCCCCTGCGCGCTCGGGCTCGCCACGCCGACCGCGCTGCTGGTCGGTACCGGTCGGGGCGCGCAGCTGGGCATCCTGATCAAGGGGCCGGAGGTGCTGGAGTCGACCCGGCGGATCGACACCGTGGTGCTGGACAAGACCGGTACGGTCACCACCGGCCGGATGACGCACACCGACACGATCGCCGCCGCGGGCGAGTCGGCGGCCGAGATCCTGCGGTACGCGGGTGCCGTCGAGCACGCCAGCGAACACCCGATCGCCCGTGCGGTGGCCACCGCGGCGTCGGCCGCCGGGGAACTACCGGAGGTGCACGACTTCGCCGCCGTGGCCGGTTTCGGTGCACTGGCCACTGTGGACGGTCATCGCGTCGTGGTGGGCCGGCCGGAACTGCTGACCCGCGAGGGCCTGTCGGTACCGGCGGAGCTGACCGAGGCCATCGGCACCGCCGGTGCCACTGGCGCCACCGCGGTACTGGCCGGCTGGGACGGGGTGGCCCGGGGCGTCCTGGTGGTCTCCGACACCGTCGCCGACGGCGCCGCGGAAGCGGTCGCGGCGCTGCGCGAGCTGGGGTTGCGGCCGGTGCTGCTGACCGGCGACCACCAGGCCGCGGCTCGTACCGTCGCGCAGGCGGTGGGCATCGACGAGGTGCACGCCGGGGTGCTGCCGGCCGGCAAGGCGGACGTGGTCGCCGAACTGCAACGGTCCGGCCGGGTGGTCGCGATGGTGGGCGACGGCATCAACGACGCCGCCGCGCTCGCCACCGCCGACCTGGGCATCGCGATGGGCACCGGTACCGACGTGGCGATCGAGGCGAGCGACCTGACCCTGGTCGCCGGTGACCTGCGGGCCGCGGCGGACGCGATCCGGCTGTCCCGCCGCACCCTGCGCACCATCAAGGGGAACCTGTTCTGGGCGTTCGGGTACAACGTGGCGGCCATCCCGCTGGCCGCGCTGGGCCTGGTCACCCCGGTGCTCGCGGCCGCCGCGATGGCGTTCTCCAGCGTGTTCGTGGTGTCGAACTCGCTGCGGCTGTTCCGGTTCCGGGCCGCACCGCGGGCCGCGCTGCCGGTCAGGACAGCAGATCGGCGAGCTGACGCCCCAGTGCCGGGCTGA
- a CDS encoding class I SAM-dependent methyltransferase yields MPEPLAAALADLRTLLTDSDRLVRAVGAGRRRGATPEVPRVELRPVQVGAGPRLQIVEQDAARPRTRNVAWGTDAETAVTELLARPYGNWHVTGTDTTVQLRVTKRGEAQVHRSAGAGAPADTGHDRAKRYLLPPDDELYGVIGGNAAKRRQVDAFLRALDATLPARLPDPLRVVDLGCGNAYLSFAAYRYLTARRNANVRLTGVDVRADQRDRNTALAARLGWSDSVSFVAGTIADSRIDGADSVAGGDEPGTVAGADEPGTVAGADGAGTADGAGTADGAAGADDPGTVAAGGKAGGPAGADGIGAAGNGAGVDVVLALHACDTATDDALARAVRWQAPYVLAAPCCHHELSVQLRDRSDPLLRSAILRERFADVLTDAARAELLRALGWSVDVVEFVDSAHTPRNVLLRGTRGGVDTAAARAGYRSLVDTWRISPALGRQLADLLS; encoded by the coding sequence GTGCCCGAACCACTCGCCGCCGCCCTGGCCGACCTTCGTACCCTGCTGACCGACTCCGACCGGTTGGTGCGGGCGGTCGGCGCCGGTCGGCGCCGCGGCGCGACTCCCGAGGTGCCGCGGGTCGAGCTGCGCCCGGTGCAGGTCGGCGCCGGGCCGCGACTGCAGATCGTCGAGCAGGACGCCGCCCGGCCGCGCACCCGCAACGTGGCCTGGGGCACCGATGCCGAGACGGCGGTCACCGAGCTGCTCGCCCGGCCGTACGGGAACTGGCACGTCACCGGCACCGACACCACGGTGCAGCTGCGGGTGACCAAGCGCGGCGAGGCGCAGGTGCACCGCTCGGCCGGGGCGGGCGCACCGGCCGACACCGGGCACGATCGGGCGAAGCGCTACCTGCTGCCACCGGACGACGAGCTGTACGGCGTGATCGGCGGCAACGCGGCGAAGCGCCGCCAGGTCGACGCGTTCCTGCGGGCGCTGGACGCCACCCTGCCGGCGCGGCTGCCCGACCCGCTCCGGGTGGTCGACCTGGGTTGCGGCAATGCCTACCTGAGCTTCGCGGCGTACCGCTACCTGACCGCTCGGCGCAATGCGAACGTGCGGTTGACCGGGGTGGATGTCCGGGCCGACCAGCGGGACCGGAACACCGCGCTGGCGGCTCGGCTCGGCTGGAGCGACTCGGTGTCGTTCGTCGCCGGGACCATCGCCGACAGCCGGATCGACGGCGCCGACAGCGTCGCCGGAGGCGACGAGCCCGGCACAGTCGCCGGAGCCGACGAGCCCGGCACAGTCGCCGGAGCCGACGGAGCCGGCACGGCCGACGGAGCCGGCACGGCCGACGGAGCCGCCGGAGCCGACGACCCCGGCACGGTCGCCGCAGGCGGCAAGGCCGGTGGGCCGGCCGGAGCCGACGGGATCGGTGCGGCGGGCAACGGCGCCGGGGTCGACGTGGTGCTCGCCCTGCACGCCTGCGACACCGCCACCGACGACGCGCTGGCGCGGGCGGTGCGCTGGCAGGCGCCGTACGTGCTGGCCGCGCCGTGCTGCCACCACGAGCTGTCGGTCCAGTTGCGCGATCGCAGCGATCCGCTGCTGCGCAGCGCGATCCTGCGGGAACGGTTCGCCGACGTGCTGACCGACGCGGCGCGCGCCGAGCTGCTGCGCGCCCTGGGCTGGTCGGTGGACGTGGTCGAGTTCGTCGACTCCGCGCACACCCCGCGCAACGTGCTGCTGCGCGGCACGCGCGGCGGTGTGGACACCGCCGCCGCGCGTGCCGGCTATCGGTCCCTCGTGGACACCTGGCGGATCAGCCCGGCACTGGGGCGTCAGCTCGCCGATCTGCTGTCCTGA
- a CDS encoding GNAT family N-acetyltransferase: MAVRLVPPSETLTAPGLLLRRWRSADVRPMVRAVQASLPELSPWMPWAVEGYGNTEARAFLDDGRRQWDEGRAFNYAIVRGSRDVIGATSLMARVGPGALEIGYWVDSRHTGRGVARRAAAALAAAGLAVPGIDLIEIHHDPANLASAAVPRALGFERSDDIVDDDGRPTSVWRLPAARLADSRIPDLLDQRRYR, translated from the coding sequence ATGGCTGTACGGCTCGTCCCGCCCTCCGAGACCCTGACCGCGCCGGGCCTGCTGCTGCGGCGCTGGCGGTCCGCCGACGTGCGCCCGATGGTGCGGGCCGTCCAGGCGTCCCTGCCGGAGCTGTCGCCCTGGATGCCGTGGGCGGTCGAGGGGTACGGGAACACCGAGGCGCGGGCCTTCCTCGACGACGGCCGGCGGCAGTGGGACGAGGGCCGGGCGTTCAACTACGCGATCGTGCGGGGCAGCCGGGACGTGATCGGCGCCACCAGCCTGATGGCCCGGGTCGGGCCGGGCGCGCTGGAGATCGGGTACTGGGTCGACTCCCGGCACACCGGCCGCGGCGTCGCCCGGCGCGCCGCCGCCGCACTGGCCGCGGCCGGCCTCGCCGTTCCCGGCATCGACCTGATCGAGATCCACCACGACCCGGCGAACCTGGCCAGCGCGGCGGTGCCGCGGGCGCTCGGCTTCGAGCGGTCCGACGACATCGTGGACGACGACGGCCGGCCGACCTCCGTCTGGCGGCTGCCCGCCGCCCGGCTGGCCGACAGCCGCATCCCGGACCTGCTCGACCAGCGCCGCTACCGCTGA
- a CDS encoding alkaline phosphatase family protein has translation MNTGSAGVSLLLDPTAHQDGPGIRVDTRDTEPRAEPAWAAAELHARLGAPSDDRAGQFRYAVDALAHLVDTHRPDVAVLWLTEPDASQHRYGPGSAQSLAALAAADTALGWLVDALEALGHADDTNLWIASDHGSSPMTGRINLAAELAAAGFDRGIYCCDDGTSAIWLDDPADPVAERLVGWLRRQPWTGVLFGAGGLPDTVPLSLIGAAGPRSPQLIVGYAPGWYAAQAGPTTDAPDFHGCHGSGYRRDVHAVLQVTGPDYRSDVDLPAPAGLVDVLPTIAATLGIEADFDGRVLTEARPGGPAPAATTARLSLPGARATVSRVAGVSYVDEIVPAR, from the coding sequence GTGAACACCGGCAGCGCCGGCGTGTCGCTGCTGCTGGACCCCACCGCGCACCAGGACGGGCCGGGCATCCGGGTCGACACCCGGGACACCGAGCCGCGCGCCGAACCGGCCTGGGCGGCGGCCGAGCTGCACGCCCGGCTCGGCGCGCCGTCCGACGACCGCGCGGGGCAGTTCCGCTACGCGGTGGACGCGCTGGCACACCTGGTGGACACGCACCGGCCGGACGTCGCGGTGCTCTGGCTCACCGAACCGGACGCGAGCCAGCACCGGTACGGGCCCGGTTCGGCGCAGTCGCTGGCCGCGCTGGCCGCCGCGGACACCGCCCTCGGCTGGCTGGTCGACGCGCTGGAGGCGCTCGGCCACGCCGACGACACGAACCTGTGGATCGCCTCCGACCACGGCAGCTCACCGATGACCGGCCGGATCAACCTGGCCGCGGAGCTCGCCGCCGCGGGTTTCGACCGCGGCATCTACTGCTGCGACGACGGTACGTCCGCGATCTGGCTCGACGATCCGGCCGACCCGGTGGCGGAGCGACTGGTGGGCTGGCTGCGGCGGCAACCGTGGACCGGGGTGCTGTTCGGCGCCGGCGGGCTGCCGGACACCGTCCCGCTGTCACTGATCGGCGCGGCCGGCCCGCGCTCGCCGCAGCTGATCGTCGGCTATGCGCCCGGCTGGTACGCGGCGCAGGCCGGCCCGACCACCGATGCGCCGGACTTCCACGGCTGCCACGGCAGTGGCTACCGGCGGGACGTGCACGCCGTGCTCCAGGTCACCGGTCCGGACTATCGCAGCGACGTCGACCTGCCCGCGCCGGCTGGGCTGGTCGACGTGCTGCCCACCATCGCGGCCACGTTGGGCATCGAGGCGGACTTCGACGGCCGGGTACTGACCGAGGCCCGTCCGGGCGGTCCGGCGCCGGCGGCGACCACCGCGCGGCTCTCGTTGCCCGGCGCCCGCGCCACCGTCAGCCGGGTCGCCGGAGTGTCCTATGTGGACGAAATAGTGCCGGCCCGCTGA
- a CDS encoding CGNR zinc finger domain-containing protein: MADVPAPLTLVESFLNSIDVESGLDDLRDLATFRRWLADHDRPAPADEADLDLARRLRAELRAETATHHDPPEQAGHRSRDALDALSVRIPLAVRFAPDGAAVPAPAGTGVTAVLGEVLAAVALAAHDGSWRRMKICPADDCRWVYYDASRNSSRRWCSMRVCGNRNKTRTYRQRTAPA, translated from the coding sequence ATGGCCGACGTGCCGGCACCGCTGACGCTCGTCGAGTCGTTCCTGAACTCGATCGACGTGGAGAGCGGCCTGGACGACCTGCGCGACCTGGCCACGTTCCGCCGCTGGCTGGCCGACCACGACCGGCCGGCGCCGGCCGACGAGGCCGACCTCGACCTCGCCCGCCGGCTGCGCGCCGAGCTGCGCGCCGAGACCGCCACCCACCACGACCCGCCGGAGCAGGCCGGGCACCGGAGCCGGGACGCACTCGACGCCCTCTCGGTACGGATCCCGCTGGCGGTGCGGTTCGCCCCGGACGGCGCCGCGGTGCCGGCCCCCGCCGGTACCGGCGTGACCGCCGTGCTGGGTGAGGTGCTCGCCGCGGTGGCGCTCGCCGCCCACGACGGCAGCTGGCGGCGGATGAAGATCTGCCCGGCGGACGACTGCCGCTGGGTCTACTACGACGCCTCCCGCAACTCGTCCCGCCGCTGGTGCTCGATGCGGGTCTGCGGCAACCGCAACAAGACCCGCACCTACCGGCAGCGCACCGCGCCCGCCTGA
- a CDS encoding GNAT family N-acetyltransferase produces the protein MGDVRFRALSAATLPDLVTLFAPDRECAGCWCQFFVLPGSEFSAGWGAANRARLAAQVEAETEPLGLLAYRDDRPVGWCATGPRSRYRRLARSPVLRGVPDVGALLVPCFFVAADARGDGVVDALLAEVLARAGDRPVEGIPRAAADRLRPADAYLGTESLFARHGFTVLARPLPTRVVMRRATRAPTRVPGATRAPARVPRAT, from the coding sequence ATGGGCGACGTGCGGTTCCGCGCGCTGAGCGCGGCGACGCTGCCGGACCTGGTCACGCTGTTCGCGCCGGACCGGGAGTGCGCCGGCTGCTGGTGCCAGTTCTTCGTGCTGCCCGGCAGCGAGTTCAGCGCCGGCTGGGGCGCGGCGAACCGGGCCCGGCTCGCCGCGCAGGTCGAGGCCGAGACCGAACCGCTGGGCCTGCTCGCCTACCGGGACGACCGGCCGGTCGGCTGGTGCGCCACCGGCCCGCGCAGCCGGTACCGGCGGCTCGCCCGGTCCCCGGTGCTGCGCGGCGTGCCGGACGTCGGCGCCCTGCTCGTCCCGTGCTTCTTCGTCGCCGCCGACGCCCGCGGCGACGGTGTCGTCGACGCGCTGCTGGCCGAGGTGCTCGCGCGGGCCGGCGACCGGCCGGTGGAGGGCATCCCGCGGGCCGCCGCCGACCGGCTGCGCCCGGCCGACGCCTACCTCGGTACCGAAAGCCTGTTCGCGCGGCACGGTTTCACCGTCCTCGCCCGCCCGCTCCCGACCCGGGTGGTGATGCGCCGCGCCACCCGGGCGCCCACCAGGGTTCCCGGCGCCACCCGGGCGCCCGCCCGGGTTCCCCGCGCTACCTGA
- a CDS encoding ABC transporter ATP-binding protein yields MATPALLELSGVSRTYGEREALAPIDLKLHARRCVVLLGANGSGKSTLLRIACGRDTPTAGTVRLGGSALTEEDVRVRTQIGVVGDQVGYYPDLTVAEHLHLVAVAHGAGDEADELVAGALVDCRLDEHADALPGSLSSGQTQALLLASVLVRPRRLLVLDEPEQRLDPAARDWLAGVLAAEKQAGTALLIATHHTDLAAAVADRVIVLREGEVVADGKPDKVLSGDIA; encoded by the coding sequence GTGGCCACACCTGCCCTGCTGGAGCTGTCCGGCGTCAGCCGCACGTACGGCGAGCGCGAGGCACTCGCCCCCATCGACCTGAAGCTGCACGCACGCCGCTGCGTCGTCCTGCTCGGTGCCAACGGCTCCGGCAAGAGCACGCTGCTGCGCATCGCGTGCGGCCGGGACACCCCGACCGCCGGTACCGTCCGGCTCGGCGGCTCGGCGCTGACCGAGGAGGACGTCCGGGTCCGCACCCAGATCGGGGTGGTCGGCGACCAGGTCGGCTACTACCCCGACCTGACCGTCGCCGAGCACCTGCACCTCGTCGCGGTCGCGCACGGCGCTGGTGACGAGGCCGACGAGCTGGTCGCCGGCGCGCTCGTCGACTGCCGGCTGGACGAACACGCCGACGCGCTGCCCGGCTCGCTGTCGTCCGGCCAGACCCAGGCGCTGCTGCTCGCCTCGGTCCTGGTCCGGCCGCGCCGGCTGCTCGTCCTCGACGAGCCGGAGCAGCGACTCGACCCGGCCGCCCGGGACTGGCTGGCCGGCGTGCTCGCCGCCGAGAAGCAGGCGGGCACGGCGCTGCTGATCGCCACCCACCACACCGACCTCGCCGCCGCGGTCGCCGACCGGGTGATCGTGTTGCGCGAGGGCGAGGTCGTCGCGGACGGCAAACCGGACAAGGTGCTTTCCGGTGACATCGCCTGA
- a CDS encoding DUF6297 family protein translates to MTSPEPEIPELVTPRPEPVDDLPAGTVRARTRGTLAALRRLRAEHRREAAGNAAFAAYAVVIGLLVYGGALLPWLRRLSSGEQHTTDAAQLAAAAPPALVALVLLGMLAVARDALWRGPVTLPVPAASWLLPMPIDRGRLLRPRLRMQLILGVVLGAVFGAAIAITLVTGGLASGSFWPLLGAGAGSFAAVGLLSVGLGALIERYRTADRITRILSPIAVVAALALAVQSALGWYGHTATSLVRAETWSGPWGWAIQPLLAVTAGPQPTGTGSRTAGAAIGAVTTPAHPGTLDAPGWPVALLLLVALALLATVCAMLIAAGMPARTIRRRARSVAGFTVGLTTMNPRAAALEVREARGRPMRALRLPRPHRAELIIAWRDATALVRAPSRLAWAILLTAVGFLLMALSLGAGNLYLSLALLAAGLVAGYLAAAQLTEPARLDADDPRRAGGLPYSFDHLATRHAVVPLVVAGVLAEIGAVVAVVLTGSVVALLVPVVSVPALVAAALVSAYRGPVPAAAMTGADTPVGNIGMVTVVGWYAAGPLVAIVLLLPPMHLILGRPTGSSAIEYVLWGLLVAAILLWWSVRRAKARAADSHP, encoded by the coding sequence GTGACATCGCCTGAGCCCGAGATCCCGGAGCTGGTCACGCCGCGGCCCGAGCCGGTCGACGACCTGCCCGCCGGTACCGTCCGGGCGCGCACCCGCGGCACCCTCGCGGCGCTGCGCCGGCTGCGCGCCGAACACCGGCGGGAGGCTGCCGGCAACGCCGCCTTCGCCGCGTACGCCGTGGTCATCGGCCTGCTCGTGTACGGCGGTGCGCTGCTGCCGTGGCTGCGCCGGCTGTCCAGCGGGGAGCAGCACACCACCGACGCCGCACAACTCGCCGCCGCCGCGCCGCCGGCCCTGGTCGCCCTGGTACTGCTGGGCATGCTCGCGGTCGCCCGGGACGCGCTGTGGCGTGGCCCCGTCACGCTGCCGGTACCGGCGGCGAGCTGGCTGCTGCCGATGCCGATCGACCGCGGCCGGCTGCTGCGGCCCCGGCTGCGGATGCAGCTGATCCTCGGCGTGGTGCTCGGTGCCGTGTTCGGTGCCGCGATCGCGATCACGCTGGTCACCGGCGGTCTCGCCAGCGGCAGCTTCTGGCCGCTGCTCGGCGCCGGCGCCGGCTCGTTCGCCGCGGTCGGGCTGCTGTCCGTGGGGCTCGGCGCGCTGATCGAGCGGTACCGCACCGCCGACCGGATCACCCGGATCCTCTCCCCGATCGCGGTCGTGGCCGCGCTCGCGCTGGCGGTGCAGAGCGCGCTCGGCTGGTACGGCCACACCGCCACCTCCCTGGTGCGGGCCGAGACCTGGTCCGGCCCGTGGGGCTGGGCCATCCAGCCACTGCTCGCCGTGACCGCCGGCCCGCAGCCCACCGGTACCGGCTCCCGGACCGCGGGTGCGGCGATCGGCGCGGTGACCACGCCGGCGCATCCGGGCACCCTGGACGCGCCGGGCTGGCCGGTCGCGCTGCTGCTGCTGGTCGCGTTGGCGCTGCTGGCGACGGTGTGCGCGATGCTGATCGCGGCCGGCATGCCGGCCCGCACGATCCGCCGCCGGGCCCGCTCGGTCGCCGGCTTCACCGTCGGCCTGACCACGATGAACCCCCGTGCCGCCGCCCTGGAGGTACGCGAGGCGCGCGGTCGGCCGATGCGCGCGTTGCGGCTGCCCCGGCCGCACCGGGCCGAGCTGATCATCGCCTGGCGGGACGCGACCGCGCTGGTCCGGGCGCCGTCCCGGCTGGCCTGGGCGATCCTGCTGACCGCCGTCGGCTTCCTGCTGATGGCGCTCTCGCTCGGCGCCGGCAACCTCTACCTGTCGCTGGCTCTGCTGGCCGCCGGGCTGGTCGCCGGCTACCTGGCCGCCGCGCAGCTGACCGAACCGGCCCGGCTCGACGCGGACGACCCGCGCCGCGCCGGCGGCCTGCCGTACTCGTTCGACCACCTGGCCACCCGGCACGCGGTGGTACCGCTGGTCGTCGCCGGCGTGCTCGCCGAGATCGGCGCCGTGGTCGCGGTGGTGCTCACCGGCTCGGTGGTCGCCCTGCTGGTACCGGTCGTGTCGGTACCGGCGCTGGTCGCCGCGGCGCTGGTCTCCGCGTACCGCGGTCCGGTGCCGGCGGCGGCGATGACCGGCGCGGACACCCCGGTGGGCAACATCGGCATGGTCACCGTCGTCGGCTGGTACGCGGCGGGTCCGCTCGTCGCGATCGTGCTGTTGCTGCCGCCGATGCACCTCATCCTCGGCCGCCCGACCGGCTCGTCGGCGATCGAGTACGTGCTGTGGGGTCTGCTGGTGGCCGCGATCCTGCTGTGGTGGTCGGTGCGCCGGGCCAAGGCCCGCGCCGCCGACAGCCACCCGTAG